TGGTAGAGCAGCAAGCCCTCGGACTTCCGGTCTTTCGGAATGTAGCCGACGCCCGCGTCGACCATGTCGGAGACCGTCGGACTCTGCAATGTGGTGCCGTCGACGGATATCGAACCGTGGACCGTGTCGAGGTCTCCGGCAAGTAGGCGGCCCAACCGCTGCTTGCCCGAGCCCTCGACACCGACGATGCCGAATATCTCCCCCTCGCGGACTGAGAAGGATACCGGACCGACTGTGTCTTCGTGGACCACTTCCTTGACGGTCATCGTCGTCTCGCCGAGGTCGGCCTCGCGCTGTTGGTCGGGGACTCGGTAGTACTCGTCGGCGGTCTCCCGGCCGACCATCGCCTGCTGCAGCGAATCCGTGGTTGCGTCGGCCGCGGTGGTGTCGTCGACGCGCTCCCCGTCCTTGAGGACGTAGATGCGGTCGGATATCTGCAACACCTCGTCGAGTTCGTGGGAGACGAAGACGAACGTTGCCCGGTCTCGCAGGTCGTTCACGAGGTCGAAGAGGATCTTCCGGCCGCTTTCCTCCAGCCCGGCTGTCGGCTCGTCCAGTAGGATGACGGGATTCTCGGACTTCTGGGAGACGTGGAACGCCTTCGCGATCTCGAGCATCTGGCGCTCGTTGAACGTGTAGTTGCGCACGCGCTCGTCCACGTCGATGTTGATGCCCAGGTCGTCGACGAAGGCCTGGGCCTCCTCGCGCATCTGTTCTTTCTTGAGGACCCCAAACTGCTCCATCTCCCGCCCGAGGTAGAGGTTCTCGTACCCCCGCATGGTCGTGATAACGTCCTGTTCTTGGTGGACGAGCGAGACGCCGTAGTTCGCCGCTTCACGCGGATTCGTGAACGTGACCGCTTCCCCGTCGACGTACAGCTGGCCCTCGTCGGCCTCCAACACGCCGGTTAGGATGTTCAGCAGCGTGCTCTTGCCCGCACCGTTCTCTCCGACTAGACCGATGACCTCGCCGTGGTCGACTGCCAGCGACACGTCTTTGAGAGCCTGCACGTGGCGAAACGACTTCGAGATACCCTCGACACGGAAGCTGTGGTCGTTCCCGCCAGTCGGGCTGGCTCGGTCCGCGTTTATCTCCTCTGTGTATGTCTCTGATGCCATGGGGGTGTGTGATGAAAGTTACTTGAGCGGGTTCGATTGGAATTGATCGCTGTACAGTTGGGTCGTTTCCTCTTGGGTGGCCTCGTCGGTGTAGACGCCCGGCAGGCTGTAATCGTTTGGCTTGTCCGCCTCCTTCCAGTCGAGGACCTCCTTCATGTCCGCGAGATTCATCGGCTGCATATCGATCTGGGGGTCCCAGGCGTCCTCACCGGCCTCGACGACGGACATCTTCGTCCAGTCGTAGGGTGTCTCACCCGAGAAGATCGCGTCGTTGTAGTCGGCCGCGTCGACGACCGGGAGTCGGTCGATCGTGTCGATCCACTCGTCGGGATTTTTGACACAGACCGGCGCGTTGAACGACATCATCTTCTCTGTGGGGCTGAGCGTGTGCCCGTTGATGTAGTCGTGGCACTTCGCGACCGACCAGCCGGCCTGCCACGGCCCCATGCCCGAGACGGTGCCGGTCATCCGGTCCTCGGCGATGGCCGCAAGTCCGGGCTCGCTGGCGTCGATGCCGACGACGGGCACGTCGATGTCGTTCTCCTCAAGGATAGTGAGTCCACCCAGCGCGACGGCGTCGTTCTGGCCGAAGTAGCCGCCGATCTCGTCGCCGAACTGGGAGACCTTGTCGTTCATGACCGAGCGGGCGTCCGAGCGGATCCAGTTGCCCGGTTGGCGTGGCCCCGCCATCTCGATATCGGGATACTCCTCCATCGCCAAGTCGACACCCTTGTTCCGGCCGATGTTCGGGGCCGTCCCTCGGTTTCCCTCGATGTGGACGAACGTCCCGCTGCCGCCCATCGACTCGAACAGCATCTTCGCGGCGCTGTACGCGTGGTTGACGAAGTGGGGTGTAAAGAACGTCACGTACTCCTTGCCGGCGTCCTGCGGGACGTACCAGTCGGCGATGGTGACCGCAAGCACGCCCGGAGTGCCCGATTCCACCAGCGTCTCCGCGAGCGTGATTGCGGCGGCGTTAGTGTAGGTCTGCCCGGCGATGAAGTCCGCGTTGTTCGACACCGCCGTGTCGAACTGCTGTTGCTGTGTCTGGACTTCGCCGTTGTTGGTCTGGACGTTCGTCTCGTAGCCGAAGGCCTCGCAAGCCTCGAGGTACCCCTTCTCCCAACTGAGCCAGTAGGAGTTCTGTCGGTTGGCGATGGATCCCATCGAAGTCAACGAGCCGCCAGACCCGCCTGAACTGCCCGAGGACGTCGATGACCCATCACCACTCGAGCCACCGTCGCCCGAGCCACCTACACATCCCGCTAGACCACCCAGTGCGATCGTGGCCCCACCAACGGCGGTTTTCTCGATGAACCGGCGCCTTGACTGGTTACTGCTATCTCGTGGCATGTTTGCGTCACTGTGATTTCGTGAGTCCTCCGATATATAGTTTATGATTGATAATGCGATACACTTCCTCAGTCGTCACTCTCGCCGAGCGGTTTCATTCAGGCGGCTCGCACGTCGGGTTTTGTCAGTACATCACTTTGCCCGCCGAGACGTTGAGGTCTTGCCCAGTCATCTGGTCGGCGTCGGAGGAGCAGAGGAACGCGACCGTGTTCGCGACGTTCTCTCTGTTGACTAGTTCGTTCCGAGGGCTCTGACTCTCGGCGTCCGATCGGACCGCCTCGTAGGACCGGCCCGCCGCCTGTGCCTTCTCCTCGAAGACTCGCTGGATGCGGGGACCGTCGACCGACCCCGGACAGATCGCATTGACGTTGATGTCGTGGTCGCCGACCTCGGCCGCGAGCGTCCTCGTGAATCCGATGAGCCCCATCTTCGAGGCCGCGTACGGTGTCCGCTGTGTGAGCGGCCGCTTCCCTGTCACCGAGGCGATGTTGACAATGCGACCGTATGACTGGGTTTTCATCGATGGAAGCAGCGTCCGGCAGGTGTAGAACGCCCCCCGAAGGTTCACGTCGAGGGTATCGTCCCACTCTTTCGAGTCGATGGACTCGCACGGCGCGGTCGGTCCCGCGATGCCGGCGTTGTTGACGAGGCACTCCACGCTGCCGAACTCTTCGAGTGCGGTGTCGACAGCCGATTCGACGGATTCGAGGTCGGTAACGTTGGTCTCTATCGCGCAAGCACGCTGATTCTGGGCGTCAACGAGGTCGACGGTCTCCTGCATCTCGTCGGGGTCAAGGTCGGCGACGACGATGTCGGCCCCCCGTCGTGCCAGTTCGACGCAGATGGCTTGGCCGATACCACGGCCGCCACCGGTGACTAGGGCTGTGCTGTCTTTCTGCATACCCTCACATCCCGAACGATGATTGATAAACATTAGGGTTCCATACCGGGGCTCAGCCCCTCACACACGCATCAACGTACTACTGATCAGAAGCAGAGTAGAATCGAGTCGCACCACGGAACGGCCGTCCCAGACGCGCTCCCGGAAGAATTAACACGATGAAATGGGTGGTTTGGGGTATGCCGTACAGTGGCTACGAAGATTACTTCGACCGAAAGCTCATCATCTCCGTCGCGACGACCGGTGGACACCACGGAAAGGAGGCAAACCCGAACCTCCCGACCCAACCCGTCGAAGTGGCACAGGACGTTGCCGCCTGCGAGGAGGCAGGGGCGTCTATCGTCCACCTCCACGCCCGTGACGAACACGGTGAGAAGACGAAGTCGGTTGCTAGGTACCAAGAGCTCACGGACGCGATCGACGAGTACTGCGATGACATCATCGTCAACTTCACCACAGGCGGTGGTGGTATCTACCCGCGGGAAGAGCGCATCGCTCCGGTGCTCGAGACGGATCCACGCCCGGAGGTGGCAACCGTCGACTTGGGTCCCATCAACTTCGGCCAGACGCGGACAGCCGAGAACACGCGCGAACAGAACGAGGAGTACGCCGAGCGGATGCGTGAGGCCGGCGTCAAACCCGAACTCGAACTGTTCAACCCGGGCCACATCCCGGAAGCGGAACACCTCATCGACGAGGGCCTACTGGAGGAACCCTACTGGGCGACGGTCATCTTCGGGATGCAAAACGGGATGCCGCCCGGCCCCCGGAACTTGGAGGCGTTCGTCGACAACTTGCCCGACCCCGTCGAGTGGCAGTGCCTCGCGGTCGGCAAACACCAACTCCCGATGACGACCGCGGCCATCACGATGGGGGGTCACGTCCGCGTCGGGATGGAAGACAACGTCTACTACCGGAAAGGTGAACTCGCCGAGAGCAACGCACAACTCGTCCGCCGAACCGCTCGCATCGCGGACGAACTCGAACGGCCTGTCGCGTCCCCTGCGGAGACCCGAGAGATGCTCGGGCTCTGAATCCTGGGAGCTCCGCGAAACCCCGGAGAAGCGGTCGATTTTCCACGATATTCGGGAGGCACGAATCGTATCTCAACCGCCAACTCGTACCGAACCCTCTCTGTTCTCTGCCCAGTTCAGCTGACTTATCCTCTAAATTGAGAGGAATCCCAACCTCAGGCGGTCCAGTTCGGTGGTTTCTGGCAACCGTCGGAACTCTAACACTCGCTCGTCGCCCGAAATCGTTTGTGCAGAGGCGAATTTTATATACTCTGTGAGTATGTATCACACCCGCACGGTCTTCATTTCACGGACTGTACTTGGGGATTATCTGGCAATTCGCGACACACGAATTTTATATAGTAGCTACGGTATGTGTAACGTATGAACACCGATAATGGCGGTCGGCGGTTGCAGACCACGACGACCTCACTCGAGGTCATAGAGAAGTTACGCGAGTTGGACGGCGCTCGAGTGACGGAGCTCGCGGAGGTACTCGATCTCTCACCGAGCACTGTTCACGCACACCTCTCGACCCTCGTCGGCGCAGATTACGTCGTCAAGTCGGGGGACATCTACCACCTCAGCCTCCAGTTCCTCGGACTGGCAGACTACGTTCGCAACAGGAGAAACGCCTACAGGACCGCCGAATCGTACACCGACCAGCTCGCACAGAAAACGGAGTGTCGGGCTGTCTTCGCCGTCGAAGAGAACGGACGGGGTGTCTATATGTACACCTACTCCGGAAAACACGCCGTCTGGAAGTACTCCACCGTTGGCAAGCGGTTTTATCTTCATCAGACCGCCGCCGGAAAGGCCATCCTCTCCCGTCTCCCCGAGGAACGAGTCGTCGCCATCATCGAGGAGTGGGGACTCCCGGCGAGCACGGAGAACACCGTTACCGACCGGTCGGACCTGCTCGAGGAACTGGAAGTCGTCAAAGACCGGGGAGTCTCATTCAATAACGAGGAACAACTAGAGGGCGTGAAGGCTGTTGGCGTCCCCGTGGATGGCTCTGATGGTCGTGTCGCCGGGGCCTTCAGCGTCGCCAGTCCCGCGAATCGAATGACCGAAGATCGGTTTGAAGAGGAGATTCCGAAGATCCTCCTCGGCGTCGCCAACGAGTTCGAACTCGAGAACTCGATGTCCTGATATCGACATTACGCATCTAATACTATCATTACAACACTAATATTGTAATGAGTATCGCGTCCGAGTTATACATCCGTCTTTGCTGGTGTTACGATTTTAGTATTGTAAGTTTCAATCCACTTACGGACGGTCAAGTCTCTGGGGCGACTTCAACGACTGTACTGATCTGTATTATCTGTCTCTTGCCGGTCAACGACCAACTCACGGCGCGTCAGCTCTCAATCCAGACTTTATCAAACATATTAGATTAGACAACACCTGTCTCTGGGTGATCGATATAAACGGATGCTCATCGCTGGGACCGAGAGCGGTCACCGACAGCACCGCCAGCTGGAGTTGACACTATCCGAAGAATATACTCTGAAGTATTGATGGGAACCCGAATGGATACAAGATTGCCAGAGAGCACAATTTCATACTGGTCGATGGTAAAATCCCGGTGCGCTGTCCAGTACAACACTCAGATCCTCTTGGAAATTTTCGTTGAGCGAGGAAAACGAAGTGTTTCGCGTATTCGACGAATATATTTGTGGCACTATGTGTAGACCAACCACGACTTTTGAATACGTGATGAGAGAAACGTCTCATATCTCACGTCTTTACTCATCTGGTCTCTTGTCTTTCCGAATCTGAGTCTGCGACAATCTGTCATTGTCAATATCGGCTCGGTCCCTTCTTTCATCGACTGGTAACCGCTTTAGAGGGTAGGGGCACGTCGTGACGGCCTTCAAGGGGTTAATCGAGAAATCACCTATCCACGCAGGAGCATCGCACCAGCCATCAGTCGATGACGAACACATTCTATCTAATCTACTTTGTCTACTCTAGAGTATGAGTATCCAGTCGTCTATGAGCGTAACCGTCAGTTATAGCTCGTTCAAACGATCAGTGTTGGGCCAATGAGCGGTTGTAGACGGAGTTTGGGCATACCGTGCCACTCGACTGGTTCGGGTTGATGACCCCATCTTTCGGTGAGGGATAGCCTGTGTGCCGGAGAATCGACTCTGTTGAAACCCTTTGAGAGTTACAGGTTCGGCCGTCGTGTGATCGAATGCAGGCTCTCCCGAAGTCGTGGGTGCTCCAGTTCGTCGAACAAGCAGTTTTCCCGATGGTTCGACGATGTGCAATTTGGAGGTGAGAACTCCTGCACTGCTTTGTTGAACGCGCCGTTGCTACAGGGCGACCGTATGCATCGAGATACCCAGTCTTAGCTATTGTTCGTCGGGAGAATTGAGACTACGGAGGCTATAGAACGGCTGTGATACGCGGTTTCAATCGAATTAGGCAGCCGAAACCCCGATTTGCGGAACAGTCCGCTATGCTATCCAGTACTCTAACCCGATTCACATTTCTACGTGGGAAGCCGCGCCCTCGTTCTCCGACCCGGGGAGATTCATCTCGACCAGTACCGCAACGGCGCAGACCATCTACGCTGAGGGTTACAGTTGCAACTACCCGCCTCAGCGTGTTGCCCAGTTCAGGAAGGAGTTGGAAAGAGATATCTTAGATATAGATGGAAGACGAACAGGCCCAAGACATTCTAATCAAACCACGTGACGCAGAGTCTATACGCTTCTAAAGGGACTGGGTGGTGGTGTACGCTAATCAATTCAGGTGGACGTCATCGTCCGTCATCGATAGTGTAAGATGCTCCAGTAATAGTGGACCAATTTCCCTTACAACTATATTTTTGTAATGGAAAGTGGACGGGGCCACTGAGGGATGGTTCGGCGAAGTTCTCCGCGTCGCAACGAGAAGTTGGAGAGCAGGATTCCCAGTATAAGTATAAAACCAAATCTATTCCAGGAACTACTTCCACTCAAAAAGGAGCAGTTCCAGTATCACTGGAAACGAGCCGTGGATGGATGAACGACCTGTGAAGATAGCGACTACGCATCAGAGCGATTATACCAACCAGCCCTTGCCACCGACACCCATAGACTTATGTTGGCAGATGTGGTCAGCCTCGTTGATGGGTTCGACTTCGGATGAGATTCCAGAAGATTCTCTTGGGATACGAGAGCTCCGCTCCTGAAGGGAATACCCCAGTTTAGTCGACACAAGACTCTGATAACCATGTCATACAAAGCAGGTATAATCGGAACAGGCGGAATCGCCGGAATGGGAATCCTCGGGATGCACGACGAGGAGGCCATCGGGACAGAGAAAATCGACGCGAGTCACGCGGGGGGGTACGACAGCACGTCCGGTATCGAGTTGGTCGCGGTGGCGGATGTCGACGAAGAAAGTCTCGCCACGTTCGGTGAAGCGTGGGAAATTCCCCCCAGCAGACAGTACGTCGGCCACGAAGCGTTGCTCGCCAGCGAGGACCTCGACGTCGTCTCTATCTGTTCTCCCTCGTTTCTCCACGACCGACACACAATCGATGTGGCCCGTTCTGCGGCCGACCCGGATGTGATCTGGTGCGAAAAACCGATCGCTTCGCGGGTATCGGCGGCCGAGGAGATGGTGGACGTCTGCGAGGAGACCGACACGGAACTCGTAGTCAACCACTCGTTCCGGTTCACGAACAAACTACAGCGGTTGCAGTATCTGATACAGAACGAGAACCTGCTGGGCGAGATCAAATCCGTCAGCACGCAGTATCGGATGGAGCTGATGCGAAACTCGACGCACGTGTTGGACACGCTCGTGTACCTCCTCGACGCGCGCGCGGAGACGGTGAGTGGGTACATCACGGGCGACAATGAGGCGGTGGACACGTTGGACGCCAGCGAACCGGTCGACGACGCAGGTGGAGGCGGCCACATCGTGATGGACGACGACACGTTCGTATCGGTAGACTGTACGATACCGAGAGAGATGTCCTCGATGACGCTGAACTTTATCGGAAGCGAAGGGAAACTCTACCTCAACAACGACGACGGAGAGTGGCGCTACTGGTCGCTCGAAGACGGGGAGCACGTCAGGCAGGAACTTCCGGGAATCGACGGCGCCTGGACGTGGGAGGACGACTACAAGGGGTCGTTCATGAACGCGGCACACCACATCCAGGACCTCCTGAACGGGGAGTGCGAGAACTACTCGCCGGGTGCGGAGGCCGCCCGGTCGCTGGAAATCATCGTCGGGTTCTACCTCTCGCACTACACTGGGTCGCGGGTGGACATCCCGCTCGAACGGCCGTTGCGCGAAATCACGATTAGTTCGTGGTGACTGGTCGGCCGCGCGAAGGAGCCGCATCAGGTTGATCCTATGAGTTCTCAAGCGCGTCGGTCAGCTCTCTTCGGGAGAGACAGGACGCCCCTACGAGCCGCGTTGACCGAGGTGGAGGCTGTCAGCGGGACGGATCGCGGAAGTCAGGACCCTCGAGAGGTGTCGAGTCCCCGAAAACGACAACGTGTCTCGGGCCGCAATCAGTTCGTCACTCGGAGAAAAAGAGAGGACCGTCGAGCAGTAATGGAGCGTGATGCGGCGGACCTACTTCGCTTCGAGCCACGGCGAATCGTCGCGCTCCACGTAGCGCTCCTGACGGTCGATGTCGTCGATGCGCTCGATGTCCTCCTCGTCAAGGGCGAGGTCGACCGCGTGCAGGTTGTCACGGAGGTGCGCTTCGCTGCTGGCTTTCGGAATTACGCGGACGTTGTCCTTCGAGAGCAGCCAAGCGATCGAGACCTGTGCTTCGCTCACCTCGTGTTTCTCCGCAATCGATTCGAGCACGTCGTTCTCGAACACGTTGCCGCGTGCCAGAGGTGAGTACGCGATCAGCCAGATATCGTGTTCCTGCGCGTACTCGAGGATGTCGTCCTGATGGAGGAAGGGGTGCATCTCCATCTGAAGCGCCAGCGGCGTCTCGTCGAGCACCTCTAAGGCTTCGTCGAGCAGATTTATCGAGTAGTTGCTGAGTCCGACGTGGTCGATAACCCCGTCCTGTTTGAGTTGCTCGAAGGCAGAAAGCGTCTCTTCCGCGTCGTAGTGGAGAACCGGCCAGTGGACGTAGAGTAAGTCGAGACGCTCGACATCCATTCGTTCACAGCTCTTTTTCGCCCCCTCGATCACGCCGTCGTAGTCCAACCCGAACTTCTCCGCGTGGACTTTCGAAGCGACGACGACATCGTCGCGTTCGACGTCCGCCCGGTGGAGACCGCGACCCACGCTTTCTTCGTTTCCGTAGTAGTGGGCGGTGTCGATGTGCCGATACCCCAGTTCGAGTGCCGTCTGGACGCTGTTCGCGCACTCGTCCGGGTCGGTGTTCTGCCACGTACCGAGGCCTATCGCCGGAAAATTGCTTTCTGGTGGCTGCATCATCCCATAGGACGACGACGGGGTGTATTAGATTTTCGGACGTCGGCGTCATACGCGATGTGATGCTTTAGGAGAGACGCAACAGAGGGTTACCGCTGCCGCCGCGTGAGGAGGGATACTGCCGAGTTATCGCTATTGTGGAGAATAATTTATCATGTGTGAAGATATGTACCGTACGTATGAGCACCACACGAAACAACGGCACCGTGAAAACGGCCCGAACAACGTTCCAAATACTCGAAGAACTGAAGCGGAAGAACGGGGCGACAGTGACGGAACTCACCGAGGAGTTCGACCTCTCGAACAGCAGTATCCACAACTACCTGAGCACGCTCGAAGAGGACGGATACGTCATCAAGAACGGCACGGAGTACAAGGTCGGGCTTCGACTTCTCGACCTCGGTGGGTTCGCTCGTCGGAACCGGCACATCTACGACATCGCGAAATCGGAAGTGACGGCGCTGGCGGAGTCCACCGGCGAGATGGCGAATCTCGTCGTCGAGGAGAAGGGAAAGGGAGTGTATCTTCACCGCGCCCACGGTAACAAGGCCGTGCGGACCGACTCGTACGTCGGACAGCGGGTCCACCTCCATAACACGGCGCTGGGGAAGACAATTCTCGCGCATTTACCCGAAGAACGTGTCGATGAAATCATCGAGCACCACGGGCTTCCGCGCACGACGCCGAACACCATAACGACGCGCGATGCGTTGCTCGAAGAACTCGAGACGGTTCGCGAAGCGGGCGTCTCGTTCGATGACGAAGCCCGTGTCCAAGGGCTCCGATGCGTCGCGGTTCCGATCATCAATAACAACGACAGAGTCGAGGGCGCAATCAGCGTCTCCGGCCCTACGAGCCGGCTCCAAAACGAATACTTCACTCGGGAACTCCCCGAGGAACTGAAGAGCGCTGCCAACGTCATCGAACTGAACATTACGTACATGTGACGGGGACGTAATCCCGTATCACTCCGACGTTCGTTCGCTCTTTCGAGTGATTCGTTCGCCGGTTATTCGCGGTTCCGGGCGCTGTTCTCGCCGCGGGAACGCCCGCAGTCTCCGGCCGGTTCAAAGGCGGCCATCAGCGACGCGACCCGGGTAGAGCCGACGGACAGCCGGTGTACCCCAGCAATCTATAAGTATGAGTATCTTCAACACGGCTGTGATGCCCGTTCAGAGTAGTTTATTCGGTCGCTGCGCGACCCTCGGGTGTGCTATTAAGAGACACACACCGAGCGCGTGTACGCGCCACTGGAAGGTGATCGTCGATGTCTGAGCGCCCGGCCTCGGTCAACGACCCGATTTTCGAGTTACGCGACACGAACGTGACGTTCTCGATGAACCGGGGCACCTCGCGGGTGCTCAACGATGTCACGTTCGACGTTCGGCGCGAGGAGATCCTGGGCGTCGTCGGCGAGAGCGGCTCCGGGAAGTCGATGTTCGCCTCCTCGCTGCTCGACGCCGTCGTCGAGCCCGGAACGCTCAGCGGCGAGGTTCGCTACCGAAGCGACACCGGCGACCAAGTCAACTTACTCAACCTGAGCAAGGAGGAACTGCGCCGGCTTCGCTGGGAGGAGATTTCGATGGTGTTCCAGGGCGCCCAGAGCTCGTTCAACCCGACGATGCGGATCCGAGAGCACTTCGAACTCGTGCTTGAGGCACACGATAAGCCCGTCGACGAGGGGATCAGCCACGCCCGGGACCTCATCTCCGACCTGTACATGGACCCCGACCGAGTACTCGATTCGTATCCGCATGAACTCTCGGGCGGGATGCAACAGCGCGCGCTGATCGCGTACAGCCTCATTCTCAAGCCGAACGTACTCGTAATGGACGAGCCGACGGCGGCACTGGACCTGCTGATGCAGCAGTCGATCCTCAGCCTCCTCGAGGACCTACAGGAGACCTACGACCTGACGGTTATCTTCATCACCCACGACCTACCGCTGGTCGCGGGACTGGCCGACCGCCTGGCGGTGATGTACGCCTTCGAGTTCATCGAGTTCGGGCCCGCCGATGAGGTCCTCGAAAACCCCACCCACCCGTATACACGGGCGCTGTTGCGGTCGGTGCCCAATCTCGATGCGCCGCTGGGTGAGATGTCGCCGATCGAGGGGAGCGCACCGGACCCGGTGAACATTCCCGACGGCTGCACGTACCACCCCCGGTGTCCGCTGGCCGACGAACAGTGCGTCCGAGAGGATCCGGACTTCCACGAGGTCGGCGACGAACACGGGACCGCCTGTTTCCACTGGGAGGAGGCGGAGGAGGCGATTCCGTTCGCGAACGCGGACGAGTACGGCCGACAGGAGTTAACCGAGGGGTCCCAATCCGAAGAGCCGGTCGTCTCCATGAACGACGTCGAGGTTCACTTCGAGGACGGCGGCGGCATCCTCAACATCTTCAGCGAGTCCGATACCGTCTACGCGGTCGACGGAATCGACCTCGATATCTACGAGAACGACGTCGTGGCGCTGGTTGGGGAGTCCGGGTGTGGCAAGACGACGCTGGGAAAGACCTCCATCGGCGTCCAGCGTCCCACGGGCGGATCCGTCGAGTACCGCGACCAGAACGTGTGGGACGCCCGGGACGGGACCGGACAGGTCGAGATCCCATTCGAGGAGATTCGGCGGTCACTCCAGATCGTCCACCAAGACCCCGGGAGTTCGCTCAACCCCAATCGGAAGGTCCTCACCACCCTCGAATCCCCACTCAAACGGTGGAATCAGAAGATGGGGACGGACGAACGCCACCAGCGAATCCACGCGCTGCTCGATATCGTCGGGATGACCCCGCCCGAGGACTACGCCCAGCGGTATCCTCACCAGCTCTCGGGCGGGGAGAAACAGCGGGTCGCGCTCATCCGCGCGCTGTTGATGAACCCGGACCTGATTCTCGCCGACGAGGCCGTCTCCGCGCTGGACGTCTCGCTCAGGGTCGAGATGATGGATTTGATGCTCGAACTCCAGAATCTGTTCGACACCTCGTACCTGTTCATCAGCCACGACCTCGCGAACGCCCGGTACCTCGCCGGTAACGCTGGCGGGCGGATCGGCGTCATGTACCTCGGGCAGATCATCGAGATCGGGACCGTCGAGGAGATCCTCCGGAACCCCCAGCACCCGTATACGAAGGTGCTCATGTGGGCGACTGCGGACCTCGATTCCGGCGGCGAGAACGAGGAGCCGCCGATCCGGGGTATCGACATCCCCGACGCCAAGAACCCGCCCTCTGGCTGCCGGTTCCACACGCGGTGTCCCGAGGCCCGAGAGGTCTGCACGGAGCGGGAGCCGGAGCAGTTCGACTCCGCGGAGGGACACAGCACGGCGTGTTTCCGCGTCTGTGACGACGACCACCCCTACTGGGAGAGCGACCCGCTCCCCGGCGTGCAGGAAGACCAATGATCGCCATCGCCGACAAGGACCCGATCGACGTGTCGACGCTCCGAGAGGCGATCGACGACCTCGACCCGTCGGTCGCCGACTCAGTCCCGTCCCTCTCGACAGTCCGAGACCTCGCGACCCAGGCCAAGCAGGGGAAGTTCGACCAGGAGACAGTCGAGGCAACCCTCGACGCGATCCCGGAGTTGCTCCGTCACGAGCGGATGTCGGTCCACCGGATCGCCGCTATTTCGGGGGTCGTCCTGGCGGACGCCGGCCCCGAGACCATAGACCGGCTCCTGGCTCGGCTGCTGCCGATGCTCGAGGAGACGGTCACGGAACGGCGGACGATGGAGACCATCGAGTACCTCTCGACCGTCGCACCCGATGCCGTCGCCGAGCACGACGCGGTCGCGATGGAACGGCTCGACCACTCCAGAGACGGGGTCGCGCGGCACGCCGCGGGGATACTCCTCGCGGTCGGGACGGAGGCCCCCGAACGGCTCGTGGACGCGGTTCCGGACCTGCTCGCGGCGCTGACCGAGGACTTCGAGTCGGCCACCAACAAGCCGCTCGAGGTACAGGGCGGGGACCTGATGACACTCGAACGCCACAGCCGGATCGAACACGAGAGCAGCCGACTGATCGTCGGCCGGACGGTCGCGGCGGCCACCGAATCTCACCCCGAGGCCGTTACCGACGTCGTCCTCGATTCGGGCGCCAGCGAGCTGCTGATCGCACTCTTCGAGGACCAGCACCCGCGTGTCCGGGCCGCCG
This genomic stretch from Halogeometricum sp. S1BR25-6 harbors:
- a CDS encoding sugar ABC transporter ATP-binding protein; this encodes MASETYTEEINADRASPTGGNDHSFRVEGISKSFRHVQALKDVSLAVDHGEVIGLVGENGAGKSTLLNILTGVLEADEGQLYVDGEAVTFTNPREAANYGVSLVHQEQDVITTMRGYENLYLGREMEQFGVLKKEQMREEAQAFVDDLGINIDVDERVRNYTFNERQMLEIAKAFHVSQKSENPVILLDEPTAGLEESGRKILFDLVNDLRDRATFVFVSHELDEVLQISDRIYVLKDGERVDDTTAADATTDSLQQAMVGRETADEYYRVPDQQREADLGETTMTVKEVVHEDTVGPVSFSVREGEIFGIVGVEGSGKQRLGRLLAGDLDTVHGSISVDGTTLQSPTVSDMVDAGVGYIPKDRKSEGLLLYQSVLVNTSLAMVRDMNGNMPLLDLDAEEEATRNAIEELSIKTPGPNALVHGLSGGNQQKVVIARWLAQETPVLVMDNVTRGIDVGAKEEVYRLCRELTDQGVSIVFIGDELPEVIGMSNRIAVMAKGEFVGEPFDASPGNKPTEEDLIQEMI
- a CDS encoding IclR family transcriptional regulator, producing the protein MNTDNGGRRLQTTTTSLEVIEKLRELDGARVTELAEVLDLSPSTVHAHLSTLVGADYVVKSGDIYHLSLQFLGLADYVRNRRNAYRTAESYTDQLAQKTECRAVFAVEENGRGVYMYTYSGKHAVWKYSTVGKRFYLHQTAAGKAILSRLPEERVVAIIEEWGLPASTENTVTDRSDLLEELEVVKDRGVSFNNEEQLEGVKAVGVPVDGSDGRVAGAFSVASPANRMTEDRFEEEIPKILLGVANEFELENSMS
- a CDS encoding SDR family NAD(P)-dependent oxidoreductase; protein product: MQKDSTALVTGGGRGIGQAICVELARRGADIVVADLDPDEMQETVDLVDAQNQRACAIETNVTDLESVESAVDTALEEFGSVECLVNNAGIAGPTAPCESIDSKEWDDTLDVNLRGAFYTCRTLLPSMKTQSYGRIVNIASVTGKRPLTQRTPYAASKMGLIGFTRTLAAEVGDHDINVNAICPGSVDGPRIQRVFEEKAQAAGRSYEAVRSDAESQSPRNELVNRENVANTVAFLCSSDADQMTGQDLNVSAGKVMY
- a CDS encoding 3-keto-5-aminohexanoate cleavage protein, with protein sequence MPYSGYEDYFDRKLIISVATTGGHHGKEANPNLPTQPVEVAQDVAACEEAGASIVHLHARDEHGEKTKSVARYQELTDAIDEYCDDIIVNFTTGGGGIYPREERIAPVLETDPRPEVATVDLGPINFGQTRTAENTREQNEEYAERMREAGVKPELELFNPGHIPEAEHLIDEGLLEEPYWATVIFGMQNGMPPGPRNLEAFVDNLPDPVEWQCLAVGKHQLPMTTAAITMGGHVRVGMEDNVYYRKGELAESNAQLVRRTARIADELERPVASPAETREMLGL
- a CDS encoding sugar ABC transporter substrate-binding protein, whose protein sequence is MGSIANRQNSYWLSWEKGYLEACEAFGYETNVQTNNGEVQTQQQQFDTAVSNNADFIAGQTYTNAAAITLAETLVESGTPGVLAVTIADWYVPQDAGKEYVTFFTPHFVNHAYSAAKMLFESMGGSGTFVHIEGNRGTAPNIGRNKGVDLAMEEYPDIEMAGPRQPGNWIRSDARSVMNDKVSQFGDEIGGYFGQNDAVALGGLTILEENDIDVPVVGIDASEPGLAAIAEDRMTGTVSGMGPWQAGWSVAKCHDYINGHTLSPTEKMMSFNAPVCVKNPDEWIDTIDRLPVVDAADYNDAIFSGETPYDWTKMSVVEAGEDAWDPQIDMQPMNLADMKEVLDWKEADKPNDYSLPGVYTDEATQEETTQLYSDQFQSNPLK